In Candidatus Liberibacter africanus PTSAPSY, the genomic stretch TGGACCGACATTATCATTCAAAGATATAGCAATGCAATTACTCGCAGAATTGCTAGAGCATATTTTAGAAGAAAGAGATAGACATATAACAATAGTAGGTGCAACTTCTGGAGATACAGGGGCTGCCGCTATCAAAGCTTTTGCGGGTAAAAAAAGAATTAGTATGTACATTCTTTTCCCAAAAGGAAAAATTTCTCTCGTTCAGCAGAGGCAGATGACGACGTCAAAAGCATCTAATATTAACGTTATAGCTATCGAAGGTAGTTTTGATGATTGTCAAAAAATAGTTAAAAGTTTATTTGCGGATGTTTTTTTCCGTGATTCAGTAAATTTATCAGGAATTAACTCCATAAATTGGGCGCGTATTATGGCGCAAATTGTGTATTATTTTTCTTCGGCAGTTTCGCTAGGGAGTCCAGATCGTAAAATTTCTTTTAGTGTTCCAACCGGTAATTTCGGGGATATTTTTGCAGGATATATGGCAAAAATAATGGGACTTCCGATTGAAAGGTTAATTATAGCGACCAATGAAAATGATACACTTGTGCGTATGTTGGATACAGGTATATACAAACCAGAAAAAGTAAAGGAAACCACATCGCCTGCGATGGATATACAAATATCTTCTAATTTTGAAAGACTATTGTTCGAAATTAGTAAGAGGAATTCCCTGCTTGTCAAAGAGGCCTTTGATTCCCTTGAAAGCAAAAAGTACTTTCAAATTGATCCAGAAAATTTACGAGAAATATCCCGTGTTTTCTATGCTAAAAAATCTTCGATGAAAGATGTCGATTCTGTTATTAACTCTGTTTTAAAGCAGTTTAACTATCTTGTTGATCCTCATACCGCTGTTGGTATTCATGCTGCATTTGCATGTAGGAAGACTATTTCAACACCAATAGTAACACTTGCTACAGCGCATCCTTCAAAATTTCCAGATTTTGTTAAAAAGGCTTCGGGTATAGTTCCAGATTGTCCTATATCTATGGAACATATTATGGAAAGAACTGAAAGTTTTATCGTAATGAACAAGGATATAGGTAAAATTAAAGAGTTTATTAAAAAAAAAGCGGAGATTGAAATTGAACCTTAGAATTAGCAAAACTTCTTCCGGAATTACCGTTATAACCGAGGTAATTCCATATGTTAAAAGTGCGTTTGTAGGAATAAATATAAGCTCTGGTTCTCGCCATGAAAGAAAAGAAGAGCATGGGATGGCTCATTTCCTAGAGCATATGTTGTTCAGAGGAACGACTAAACGTACATCAAAAGAAATTGTAGAAGAGATTGAAAATGTGGGAGGAGATATCAATGCGTATACGTCGGTTGAACATACTTCTTATCATGCCCGGGTTTTAGAAGAGGATGTTCCTTTAGCGCTTGATATTATCGGAGATATGATAAGTAATTCTGTCTTTAATCCTTCTGACATAGCTCGTGAGAAAAATATTGTTTTAGAAGAAATTGGCATGTCTGAAGATAATCCGTGGAGTTTCCTTTATGATCGTTTTTTAGAAGTTTCTTGGAAAGACCAAATTATAGGAAGGTCAATTTTAGGGAAACCAGACACTGTTTCATCTTTCACATCAGAGCATATAGTTTCCTATATATCTCGTAATTATACAGCAGATCGCATGTACATAGTATGTGTTGGAGCGGTTGACCATGAATCTTGTGTGTCTCAAGTAGAGAAGTGTTTTAATGTATTACCGATGGACAAAACAAGAGAAAAATTGAAGAAAGCAGTATATACTGGTGGAGAATATATTCAACACAGAGATCTTGCAGAAGAACATATGGTTTTAGGATTCAATGGATGTGCATATCAATCTTCTGATTTTTACACAACGAAGATATTAGCGTCAATTCTTGGAGGTGGAATGTCTTCAAGGCTTTTTCAAGAAGTTAGAGAAAAACGTGGGTTGTGCTATTCGATATCAGCACATCATAACAATTTTTCTGATAATGGCGTTTTTTGTATTACTACAGCTACATCAAAAGAAAACGTTATGGAGTTAACATCTGCCATTGTTGAAGTATTACAGTCTTTACTAAAAAATATAGAACAAAAAGAAATAACTAATACATGCGCTAAAATACGTGCACAGTTAATAATGAATCAAGAAGATTCCGATTTTCGCGCGTCAGAAATTTCCAAACAGACGATGTTCCGTGGTAACGTTCTGTGCAACGAAGAAATAATGGACACAATATTAGCTATTACTTGCTCAGATATTATTAGGGTAGCAAAACGAATATTTAGTAGTATGCCGACGCTTGCAATTTTAGGATCGCCCATGGATCGTTCCCCGACTACTGCTGAATTAATGCATATATTTAAAAATATATAGCTTTAGCAGTTCTCTATAGGAATGAAGAAAATGAATAATCATGCTATAAATTGATTGTTAAAAAGATAGCTTAATATCCAAAGCTCTAGCTTTAAAAAACAAATGTAGATCTAATTAAAGCAGGAGATAACAACAAAGAAGAAACAAGCAATGCTATTGCTAACATTATAGAGGCATACCATCCTCTAGGAGTTATGCGTTTGATAAAATTCCATCTTTGTGTAGTGGATTTTTCGGTGTAAGTTGTTTTTTTAAGCATATCATTTCGCATAATTGATGCTGACGCCGCACGCCTTGCGGCAGAGATGTAATCAGGAATTTTATTGTCATCTTCTAATATTCCATGTTGTATCAAAGAT encodes the following:
- the thrC gene encoding threonine synthase; amino-acid sequence: MKYISTRNVDLNLGFCDAILSGLSEDGGLYVPKEIPHFSEKYIKDLRGCSYQEIAFFIFRRFIGEEISSSKLQEIVHRAYSCFRNSAVTPLVKLNANEFLLELFHGPTLSFKDIAMQLLAELLEHILEERDRHITIVGATSGDTGAAAIKAFAGKKRISMYILFPKGKISLVQQRQMTTSKASNINVIAIEGSFDDCQKIVKSLFADVFFRDSVNLSGINSINWARIMAQIVYYFSSAVSLGSPDRKISFSVPTGNFGDIFAGYMAKIMGLPIERLIIATNENDTLVRMLDTGIYKPEKVKETTSPAMDIQISSNFERLLFEISKRNSLLVKEAFDSLESKKYFQIDPENLREISRVFYAKKSSMKDVDSVINSVLKQFNYLVDPHTAVGIHAAFACRKTISTPIVTLATAHPSKFPDFVKKASGIVPDCPISMEHIMERTESFIVMNKDIGKIKEFIKKKAEIEIEP
- a CDS encoding M16 family metallopeptidase: MNLRISKTSSGITVITEVIPYVKSAFVGINISSGSRHERKEEHGMAHFLEHMLFRGTTKRTSKEIVEEIENVGGDINAYTSVEHTSYHARVLEEDVPLALDIIGDMISNSVFNPSDIAREKNIVLEEIGMSEDNPWSFLYDRFLEVSWKDQIIGRSILGKPDTVSSFTSEHIVSYISRNYTADRMYIVCVGAVDHESCVSQVEKCFNVLPMDKTREKLKKAVYTGGEYIQHRDLAEEHMVLGFNGCAYQSSDFYTTKILASILGGGMSSRLFQEVREKRGLCYSISAHHNNFSDNGVFCITTATSKENVMELTSAIVEVLQSLLKNIEQKEITNTCAKIRAQLIMNQEDSDFRASEISKQTMFRGNVLCNEEIMDTILAITCSDIIRVAKRIFSSMPTLAILGSPMDRSPTTAELMHIFKNI